The genome window CACGAGTTATTCACATTAGGAATAATCGCAGAGGTCAACTCAGCCGAGGTGCAATGGCCAAGCCTCACTCCGGAGGAACCGCCTTCGTGATCACGGTTAACCTCTACGCCAGGTAAGTATGCTTCTCGCTGCTCGGCAGCAAGGTTTCCATGCCTAAGCGGCTAAAACCAGTTGGGAATTGCAACGAACGCGTGGCGAAATAAAGCACCCCTATAAGTATGCCACACAAAATTCACTAGCATGCGCACTGAACGTTCGCATTTCAGACCCAGCTGAGTCGATAGGAGGTAAACAAATCTTCTGGCcagatatatttttagtaataaatatttaggaTCGTAAATTAATAAAGTATGCTTTTTAGATCAACCTATTCTAGGAAAATCTACTTGCAACTCAggaataaaaagaaaaatgttcgtaatgaattaaaaaaagaaaagctaaTTGTTCACATGAAGACTATATTTCAATGGAACCAAAGAACTTCTAAATGGATTTTGccatataaattatattcaaaatcaTTTCCAAATTGTAAAAAAGTAAAACGAATGTTTAATCATAGAAGAGTTTCCGTATCCACATTAAAATTCGAACATCCACCAGAAGTAAAAACTCATATTTAGTTTATGTATTGCTagaaagtttttattttacattttgtatttattatgaactattttgttgttttgtttttgttttgcaatgTTGTGATTTGTTAACACACCGCAACGCAAAATTGAATGAACACACAAATGTGTTTAATgcatacaaaataataatacacaTAATCGTAATGTATAATAATAAGGTGTAATATTAACTAACTTAGTAATGTATAATGCGATTTGGACAGAAAATGAATATCAACATACATAGATCGCTGCAGATATATTTAAACCTATATAGATCTAGCCATTCGTACGATGCTATCATACTTAATGTTTTCGATTTCGTGATTTCGCTTTTTATACGTATTTGTTGACAGAGTTTCGAAACTGTACATGTTGTTTATACGGtttttgtatatttacttttcattattatttgttatttagAATAATGCTTTACCATGTTTTCAATTGCTGAAGTTTAATTGTTGTTTATAAGTGTGTTAGGTTCTCCTCCTCGATCATTCATCGATCTAAATGTAAGCTCTAGATTTGGTGAGAAATACGTAAATGATGTTGCTGCTCATGGGTTGGTTGCCCGTTCCATAGCAAATGTTGGGTATTTGCAATTGATTGCGAATAATTAGGTTCAACGATTACATTtcaatcttttgtttttgtttttacacaATTATACACAATAAATATATCTGCGATTTACATTCGGTCTCAACTTTTACAATTatgcaatttcaattaattcgTATGGTTGATGTGTGCTGCTGATCATTGCGTTTGTATGCCTCGCTttcataatttcaaatcaTTTTTACATTATACAGTGGGGGAAACCAAACATGAAACATTAACATGCAATTTCGATCGCTGAATGGGGTGTATAATGGGGCGATGAAAGCGGCATTGCTCATTTCGTAATTAATCGCATTGCTTTGCTAAACATAATGCAGTAATTATATAGTAGCAATCGAATAATGCAAAACTGTAGCAGCCAGAGACACAACAAATACAACATTTTcttcaattaaatttgttcTCCTCTTGTGTGTTGGTTTAATTCAGTATTCAGAAATTGTTTCCGTTTTCTGTTGCCgttaaatgttaattaatgATAATAAATAAAGCCTAGTTTTAATGCCTGCTTCAAACTTGGACATCTTTCAATTACTACAGTATCTATATAGACGTAAATACATTTGTTAAtccattaaatttatatttaatctAGATTATCCTGGAATATTAACTTTATGTAGCCAGTCGCTCCATCCAAGGGCGTCGCACAGAAGGGACAGACGGCCTGAAATCCGTTGGTACCATGAGGTATCTCCACATTGGCCCAGTATCTGTAAGATTCCAATGATAAACCCGCAATTAGTAGAGTCATTTCCTAGCCACAACTGGCTTCAATCGCTCACTTGACAGTTTTTTCAGTCGCCATGTGTCCGCATGGATTGAACGCGTACGTCGGAGCGCCCACGTCCACATAGAAGGCTGGTTCCAAGCCCATGCACAGGGTGACCACCGGACCGAGTTCCAGGCACATGGGACAGCGGCGGGCGCCAGTGTTCTCGTCCTGGCCCCAATCGTGATGGCCTGCCAAAGTAGAGAGAGTTAGAACATTTTGCCACAATATCTTAAATCATTACAACATACCCTGGACATGGCCACAGTTTAAGTACACGTAAGGCTGGTTCACCTGATCCCCAATGTTAACTTTGCGTGGTATAACCAGCGTGTTCAGGCCCACCGGGCACTGTGGACGACCGGCATTAATGGCATCGATAAGTTTCTCCAAATCGTGTTTGGtctgaaaataataaattatttaatttctagGCAATATGATTGATTTGTAATTGATATACTAACCGGCGAATGCTGCAAGCCCTCGGCGGAACGCCAGAGCAAGGTTGCGCCGCAGAGATCAATAAGTGTGCCATCCTGCAGAATGTTGCATTCGTCATAGATCTAGTTGAAAAGTTGGAATTTTAATCAACTGATTGGATTGGATTTCAAATTTCACCTACCGGCTGCCCCTTTTGCTGGGCTGAGCGCGATTCGCGAAGGCTGAACACGTCGCCGCCCACGGAGCACTCGCGCCAGAGTCCGCACTTGGCATTGCCGCCACAGAAGGATCCTTTGGGGTGCATAATCAGCACACCGTTGGTGGTCAGGCCATCGATTTCCACATTGTCCTGCCACTTGGTGGCCTTCTCCTGTGCAAAATCAAGTTCGAATCTCATTAGAATCAGCAGGAGATTACCGGATGGACAGGCGACTTACCCCAAGGAATATATTTCTGCTCGAATCGAAGCCAGCGGCGAATATTCTCGCCTTGGCAGGCTCACAGCGGTTGACCAGAATGCGGCAGGCGAACCGAGAAATTGTGCTCTGCATAACCTTGGCATCCTTTTTATCGCCGGGCAGCGTGTCCATCACCACAAAGTCAATGGGTGACTCCGATGAACGTCCCACCTGGCGGCGAACAGCAATCATGATTAGTCGAGTGTGAGCAATATGGGGGATGAGGAAATGATTAGGCAATATATcacaaagtaaataaatgaCGAATATTGGCATTACACTTGTGATGTCAGTCAGGAAGAGATACTTTGCTGGCCAGACTGATATGAATATTGAATGTCGCTTTGTGGGACCAGCTAAGGCCAGTAGTCAACAGAACAGACCTTTGACCTCCAGGAATGGGGCACTATTGCTGGGCCTTGGCGGCTCTAATTAGCCAAACAACATTCATCAAAGTCAGACCGTGAAACCGAAGCTCTGGGGACCGGGCGGCCCGGAAACCTTTGGGCTGTCTCACCTGAAACATGTCCGTTTCCGTGTCCTCCTTGTACTCCACGATTACCGCCTGGTTGCGTGAGAGTGTGTACGAGATTGAATGCTGATTGGCATCCAGAATGGCCTTCGAGGTCTGTGGCGATTGGACGATGTAGTGCTTGGACCGCTTGACGCCACTCGCCTCCGTCCGCTTGTGGAGCACAAACTTGGAGCGTCGTCGACCGCGATCTCCCTGTGGCAAGTAACCATTGTAGCTGCAACGAGACGGATAGCGATTTAGTGTGAGATACATTTGCTGACAGATGTGGGGCAAGTTGAGTTGATAAGAGAGCTGGCATGCGGGATTATTGCTCAACAAATATAATTCGTTCGGTTTTGTGGGTCAAGTTCTACGTCGGCAATATGTTTACACAATTAGTGGGCAGAGCACACTTCCCTGCCTCGCCCAGATAATGGCCACTAATAACTCAAAGAATTGCGGGttagcttttgttttcccTCGGCTATTTCGGTCTTTTTGCTACATTAGCTAGACCACAAACCACGCAATTGCCCATGGATGTCTGTTCTAATAAATGGATATATTATTGACTCTGGGATCGATAGTGTTGATGGCTGCAAAAGGTGTCTCATTTTGTTAAGGGACAAAACCCCATGGCAGATGTGTCCAAACATTAAAAGTTAGGAAACAAAATGAGCCACACAATAAGGTTTAATGGCTACATTCTAATCTTTTAAGATTAATCGCTAAATGAATTTAAGTGTTAATATGCTCATGGTCATCGTCGTTCTCTCCTTAAAATTTAGTGCATATTTATgacttttaattttatgattTACCAAATTAGAATAAAGCTATAAGAAGGGTACTTTTGTACTAAAATATTCTGTTTTCTAGGTTCCTTTCATAGCTTTCTTAATGCCtctttttatttcacttaatgATCAGACATAAAAtgccaataataatattttatgtgaTTTCATTGACAAGCAAGCATGTTCCTCCGTGTtggtaataaaaataagaatttAGGAAATTCTCCAAAATCTTTTCCTTTGAACTGATCTATCTATCCATGAACAATCATCTTTCCGTGCGTGATGTAAAGTTCCCAGAACCGAAGGTTAGTACCTGTGAAACTAATGAAAAACATAAATCCAATCCATGTTTACAGCACCACCACGTTTGAACCCTCGGGACATGTTGACCTTTTGCTTTGTAAATGTGAGGCTACTTTGGTTTTTGGATTTATTCATGCCCACATTTGGCCAGCATTGTGCTTTTCAGTTCGTTAATTGGTTATGTCTCATTTTGATGACAACAATTAAGAGTTTCAGATTTGCTGACAACAATCCAAGTGTTCGTTTATACGAGTCCGGCATCTTTCGCCGAGGTTTGTTGTCCAGCAATCATCGTCCGGTTGTCTATCATATATCACACACATCGTGACCATGGAGTGGGGAATCCTCAATGAGTGACCACATGTTGCTCGGGGGACCAGCATGGTTGTCGTGATAAATGGGGAATTGATGAGGAACTACACAGGGTCTCCGCTCCCTTAATTTTTGTCCAGCCCCGCCTTTGTCCTATGGCCAATTAAAAAGTGTTAAGATAACAAATGCCAACAACAACTGGCACATAAAGAACTGGAACTGCAGCTCGAGCTCGGAACGCTTTCGGCTAATGACTCAAGCCTGGAGACCGACCGATTCCCGGAGTCTGTGAGTCGCTCTTTGGCTGTGAGTCAGCGCCAAAGCGCTGCCAATCAGCACAATGTCAAGCGGTTAGCCGGTTGGCCCCTCCCGCCGGCCACCAACAAGATTTACAATCATCCGTCCCAGCTGCTGGCCAGAATCATCAATCTCCGCCGGCGGACCGCTGCGTGGATCAAATTTATGTGTCTCTAGCTTTATGCTTACAGAGCCAGCACTTAAACTTCTGTAAGCGGCGGATTGGATGGAGCCGCGTTTGACTGATTGGAGCTGGTGGCCGGAATCGGTGGGTCTTTTAGGTGCGCGCGGTTCGGCTGAAGATCCCATAAAAGTGCAGCGAATCTTAATTTATGATTCCGAGATGGACGGTAATAGGTTGTCAAAAGATTGTTGGCTAGCTGGTGTCAGATGTAACTGGTTAGCAAATCTCTGATCTTCGTATGCTAAAGTAGGTAATCCGTTTAAGCTGCTTAGATGTTAATCAGCAAAGTGACATAATTCGAGAGTATTACTATTGATTCAGCTAATTATAAGATTATCAAACCCACAAGCAGCATTTATATGTTTAAATACACCTAAAGTCTTTGTTTAACCTTCATCAATTAGGTAAATGATCTTAGCATACTGGGTAAATCCTTTCAAGTACTTAAGAGAAAGCGAAAGTAAGCTGCAAAAACTGCAATATCTTAATTGACTTGAGTACTTTATTGAACTAgcctttgttttattttaaatagcCCCGGAAAAGGCTTTAAATCGAAGAAGAAAGAACTCAAAGACTTGAAGTGCCCATTTCAGCACTTGGCAAGCGGCAAACTCTGCCGTATAATTATAGTATAAACAATGTACTTTACGTCAAGAACAAccttattgttattatttactTGGACTTACCCGAGTATCACTAGTTCCCCGTAGCGCAATCGCGGTTTATCATGACCATCGCCACCGTCTTCAGCCAGTATGGGAGATTCAGTGCCGTCGGTGCTGCAAGTGAAAATGGAATTGAAAATTACATATTTAATGGAAATGCACATGGTTATGGTTTCggttttttcctatttttggTAATTCACACAATGCTTTTGAAAATGGCTACAACTCAGCTCAGCCATTATGTTATGCAAGTAAAGGAAAACAATAAAGGAAAAGTTTTCTCAGTTAGCGGGGGGGAAGCAAAGAAAACAAGCAGCAAAATGGCAGAAGCAGAAAACTAaagcaaaacaatttcaaagTAAATGCCAAAGAAATTGCTCATTTCCAACATCTCAGTGGCTCACACTTGCCTTGGGACGCCCTTttcttctatatatatatatatatatatatatacattactcTGCAACTTCTTGGTTTTCTAGAATTTCAAATGAGGAAATGGCTCCGCTCTGTCTCCGCTGCAGTGCAGTGAAAAAAACATTGCACTTTATCTTGGCTTTCCTTTTCTCCAAGTGTAATTAGTTTTCCCTTGGAAGTCTTAGGAGCGTGTCACCTTCCATCCTGCCTCAAATTACTGCACCAAGATCGACAACTTGTACGTAATCGCATAATTAGAGGGTTAATTATATCCCAAAAATGGTGGAAAATTGCGCCCAGTAACGATTTTCTCATTAGCATGTGGGTTTTGGTGCTGTGACCCCggtagtttatttttaatacaaCTAATACAAGTTTTGTTGGCTATTTTTTCGGGCACATCGTAAACTTATTTACGGCAATCTAATAAACCAGCATGGCGCCGgtccacgcccactcacaaaCATGGCAAAtggatttcttttttttttaatgtactCTACCGACGGAGGTGCCAAAGGGGCTCGAAGGGGTTCCAGGGGGCGGGGGGTTGCATGGTGGGGCTGCTCTGGGGTTGCATTGATTTTTGCTCGCTGCATTTAAACTTGCTCCCCTTTTGCGTGGGCTGAATGGGCGCAACCGAAGGGGGTGGCTCTTGAAAATGTGCACTGCAGACAGAATTTCagggggcggtgggcggcAGTGGGTGGCAGCCATTGGGTGGTGTGGTGCACCACCCAGACTCTGGGCGCGTTGCAAGGTGAAATGGCAAATGCTCATCACTCTCGCCCTGTCTGCC of Drosophila mauritiana strain mau12 chromosome 3R, ASM438214v1, whole genome shotgun sequence contains these proteins:
- the LOC117142904 gene encoding protein pellino — its product is MVKRTDGTESPILAEDGGDGHDKPRLRYGELVILGYNGYLPQGDRGRRRSKFVLHKRTEASGVKRSKHYIVQSPQTSKAILDANQHSISYTLSRNQAVIVEYKEDTETDMFQVGRSSESPIDFVVMDTLPGDKKDAKVMQSTISRFACRILVNRCEPAKARIFAAGFDSSRNIFLGEKATKWQDNVEIDGLTTNGVLIMHPKGSFCGGNAKCGLWRECSVGGDVFSLRESRSAQQKGQPIYDECNILQDGTLIDLCGATLLWRSAEGLQHSPTKHDLEKLIDAINAGRPQCPVGLNTLVIPRKVNIGDQVNQPYVYLNCGHVQGHHDWGQDENTGARRCPMCLELGPVVTLCMGLEPAFYVDVGAPTYAFNPCGHMATEKTVKYWANVEIPHGTNGFQAVCPFCATPLDGATGYIKLIFQDNLD